From one Bradyrhizobium sp. Ash2021 genomic stretch:
- a CDS encoding amidase family protein — MLGLDGLAHFVPREDADAVRAIKGAGALVFGKNNLVEMSYGLTGHNARYGQVKNPLARDRVSGGSSSGSAASVAANIVPASLGGDTVGSIRVPASLCGVVGFKPTTGRWPRNGVAPISHTLDTTGVFARSVEDCALMDQVVTGERAVEPSGRGYDVKRRRLAYAPRQFLDLVDPEVEARFREVVRQLREAGAEVVEVDLGDDFGALTQTATWSIFFHETMGAISEFLRGYDIPTTFEAIYEGIKPELREVWGHMVLPGGGGAISAEAYQTALVVSRAEIQRRLDQAFVGHGAEAILQPTTPCTAPLIEQQASFHIAGREVKRGAVESPAFDAKQEVSLSGCAEIS; from the coding sequence ATGCTAGGTCTCGACGGTCTCGCTCACTTCGTGCCGCGGGAAGACGCGGACGCTGTCCGCGCCATCAAGGGTGCGGGCGCTCTGGTCTTCGGCAAGAACAACCTCGTCGAGATGTCCTACGGGTTGACCGGTCACAATGCCCGCTATGGCCAGGTGAAGAATCCGCTCGCCCGCGATCGCGTTTCGGGCGGCTCCTCGAGCGGCTCCGCTGCATCCGTCGCCGCCAACATCGTGCCCGCGTCGCTGGGAGGCGATACCGTCGGATCGATTCGGGTGCCCGCATCGCTCTGTGGCGTGGTGGGATTCAAGCCTACGACTGGGCGATGGCCGCGCAATGGCGTCGCGCCGATCTCGCATACCCTCGACACAACGGGCGTGTTCGCCCGCAGCGTTGAGGATTGCGCTCTTATGGATCAGGTGGTGACCGGTGAAAGGGCCGTGGAGCCATCCGGGCGCGGATACGACGTGAAGCGGAGGCGGCTGGCCTACGCGCCGCGGCAATTTCTCGACCTGGTCGATCCAGAGGTCGAGGCCCGTTTCCGCGAGGTGGTGCGGCAGCTGCGGGAAGCCGGCGCCGAGGTCGTGGAGGTGGACCTGGGCGACGACTTCGGTGCCCTCACTCAGACCGCGACCTGGAGCATTTTCTTCCATGAGACAATGGGCGCGATCTCGGAGTTTCTTCGCGGCTACGATATCCCAACCACATTCGAGGCGATCTACGAGGGCATCAAGCCCGAGCTTCGGGAGGTGTGGGGGCACATGGTCCTACCGGGAGGCGGAGGTGCTATCTCAGCAGAGGCGTATCAGACGGCGCTCGTCGTGAGCCGCGCTGAAATCCAGCGCCGGCTCGATCAGGCGTTCGTTGGCCACGGGGCGGAGGCCATCCTGCAGCCAACGACGCCCTGCACGGCACCTTTGATCGAACAGCAGGCGAGCTTCCATATCGCGGGGCGGGAGGTTAAACGTGGCGCCGTCGAATCTCCAGCCTTTGACGCCAAGCAGGAAGTAAGCCTCAGTGGATGCGCGGAGATAAGTTAA
- a CDS encoding alpha/beta hydrolase translates to MSQPVNDDAIDFFEIDQDITLRRMVMRNSSPKGTVLFLHGFPETLYVWKAIAKALADEYEVHAFDWPGYGLSSRPTVDRFSYAPKDYARILDRYIGKAGIDTSKLTIYATDIGALPTLLLAVERPDIARTIIVGDFAPFNRPQFMYASLQSLKEGPAMDQVRANLNSNRDEILQNTFTRGLPEEEHFEVAREFKDDMFRGWTQGAMTSADAFSHYYSHFTRDQDHFESQLARLKTPVKVVWGEKDLYINKEMGVEFAERVRAKLTLLPGIGHFPHLQNPMLAIDEVRDAFR, encoded by the coding sequence ATGTCACAGCCGGTGAACGACGACGCGATCGATTTCTTCGAGATCGACCAAGATATCACGCTCAGGCGCATGGTTATGCGCAACTCGAGCCCAAAGGGGACCGTTCTCTTCCTGCATGGGTTTCCGGAGACCTTGTACGTCTGGAAGGCCATCGCCAAGGCTCTGGCCGATGAGTACGAGGTCCACGCTTTCGACTGGCCGGGTTATGGCCTCTCATCGAGGCCAACGGTCGACAGGTTTTCCTATGCGCCCAAAGACTACGCGCGAATTCTGGATCGATACATCGGCAAGGCAGGGATCGACACATCGAAGCTGACGATCTACGCAACCGATATCGGCGCGCTGCCTACGCTCCTGCTGGCCGTGGAAAGACCCGATATAGCAAGGACGATCATCGTGGGCGATTTCGCCCCGTTCAACAGGCCCCAATTCATGTACGCGAGCCTGCAAAGCTTGAAGGAGGGACCTGCGATGGATCAGGTCCGCGCCAACCTGAACAGCAATCGCGACGAGATCCTGCAGAACACCTTCACGAGAGGTTTGCCCGAGGAAGAGCATTTTGAAGTTGCGCGTGAGTTCAAGGACGACATGTTCCGAGGATGGACCCAGGGAGCGATGACGTCGGCAGACGCGTTCTCCCACTACTACTCGCACTTTACGCGAGACCAGGATCACTTCGAATCGCAACTTGCCCGGCTCAAGACGCCCGTGAAGGTCGTTTGGGGCGAGAAAGACCTCTACATCAACAAGGAGATGGGAGTAGAGTTCGCCGAACGAGTGCGCGCGAAACTGACTCTTCTTCCGGGCATAGGGCACTTCCCCCATCTGCAGAATCCAATGCTGGCCATCGATGAGGTTCGTGACGCTTTCCGATGA
- a CDS encoding GNAT family N-acetyltransferase — MDMLVKLYALPDSRPAYDRLLKAGIVMRRALAPEKHKVTAWVRQAFSEAWASEAEVAFSRQPVSCFIAVQQKKIVGFACHDATCPNFFGPTGVDPKAQKSGIGKALLFACLEDMRQQGFGYAIIGGVGPAEFYSKAVGAVAIEGSEPGIYRGLL, encoded by the coding sequence ATGGACATGCTCGTGAAGCTCTATGCTCTGCCCGATTCCCGGCCTGCATACGATCGATTGCTTAAGGCCGGAATCGTCATGCGGCGCGCGCTCGCCCCCGAAAAGCACAAGGTCACAGCCTGGGTGCGGCAGGCATTTAGCGAGGCATGGGCCAGCGAAGCCGAGGTCGCCTTCAGCCGCCAGCCGGTCTCCTGCTTCATCGCGGTCCAGCAAAAGAAGATCGTGGGATTCGCCTGCCATGATGCGACCTGTCCCAACTTCTTCGGTCCCACCGGCGTCGACCCGAAGGCGCAAAAAAGCGGAATTGGAAAAGCCCTGCTGTTCGCCTGCCTCGAGGACATGAGGCAACAGGGCTTTGGCTACGCCATCATCGGCGGCGTGGGACCGGCGGAGTTTTATTCGAAAGCGGTCGGCGCAGTGGCGATCGAGGGATCGGAGCCCGGGATTTATCGGGGGCTGCTGTAG
- a CDS encoding AAA family ATPase: protein MTIIENIRLLKGAAVLAERKAVTPSLDLRRFNLFYGFNGSGKSTLSRTFAALQHGKKQDRLPEGCTFEIEMSDGTKFGYPKALTGLEKRVCVFNNDFIAENFRWETGMANPVFYIGADQAEAADQLKALEATFPTAQTKHEGEAKVFREREKAFNEFKRLLARTVSERLRQAARYEAPQFVADVDKLGASADDKLSDADLDAATATCARSEPPAKVKLVEVPVSSLLELIEAAVELAPKSVGSIVVEGLDVHPQMVPWVKQGHEYHVGHDLKSCLYCGKAITDERKKLLTEAFDDNFSKFITELNTAAHHAGDCVETLAIAKAAIPAAAQLSAEFQPPFETAASAFTAALDNVSPLLVTALKAFRERKGAPTSPVTMALPPAEEVRARIKLLDESCNAVNAICKQHADMVDGFNEHQKKAREAIRQHFVATSADDYAKHVSEISDATAKQVAAKAAVEKLEGDIVALRAKVQQHGAAADKINALVKSYLGHGELTIVAVAEGYELPHNGNLSDKLKTLCGRHNDLDRDRLNALERLSQVESHSDSLDDLIAQSSVTVEESRDANAALVHLMEVVDLAHLTDLRKYCKP from the coding sequence GTGACAATCATCGAGAACATTCGTCTGCTCAAAGGCGCAGCCGTATTGGCGGAGCGTAAAGCGGTCACGCCGAGCCTTGATCTTAGGCGGTTCAATCTCTTCTACGGCTTCAACGGCTCAGGAAAGTCCACCCTTTCCCGTACATTCGCGGCACTTCAACACGGCAAGAAGCAGGACCGACTTCCCGAAGGGTGCACATTCGAGATCGAGATGTCTGATGGGACGAAATTCGGCTATCCCAAGGCGCTGACCGGCCTCGAGAAGCGCGTCTGTGTTTTCAACAACGACTTCATCGCCGAGAACTTCCGCTGGGAAACTGGCATGGCGAACCCTGTCTTTTATATCGGCGCTGACCAAGCGGAGGCGGCGGACCAGCTAAAGGCGCTTGAGGCGACCTTTCCGACCGCGCAAACGAAGCACGAGGGCGAGGCGAAGGTCTTTAGGGAGCGTGAAAAGGCGTTCAACGAGTTTAAGCGGCTTCTCGCGCGAACCGTCTCCGAACGTCTACGTCAGGCTGCCCGATACGAGGCACCGCAGTTCGTCGCAGACGTGGACAAGCTAGGTGCCTCGGCAGATGACAAGCTGAGCGATGCCGATCTCGACGCCGCCACTGCGACCTGCGCACGGTCCGAACCTCCTGCCAAGGTCAAACTCGTTGAAGTTCCGGTTTCCTCGCTGCTGGAGCTGATTGAGGCCGCCGTTGAGCTCGCTCCAAAATCCGTCGGGAGCATCGTCGTGGAGGGGCTCGACGTCCATCCGCAAATGGTCCCTTGGGTCAAGCAAGGCCACGAGTACCATGTTGGCCACGACTTGAAGTCGTGCCTGTATTGCGGCAAAGCGATTACCGATGAGCGCAAAAAGCTGCTCACCGAGGCTTTTGACGACAACTTTTCCAAGTTCATCACCGAACTGAACACTGCCGCACATCACGCGGGTGACTGCGTGGAAACTCTGGCTATCGCGAAGGCTGCCATACCGGCCGCCGCCCAACTATCAGCCGAATTTCAGCCGCCGTTTGAAACCGCCGCGTCTGCGTTCACCGCTGCGCTGGATAATGTCAGTCCCCTGTTGGTGACGGCATTAAAAGCATTTCGCGAACGTAAGGGCGCGCCAACTAGTCCGGTCACGATGGCGCTTCCACCGGCCGAAGAAGTGAGGGCTCGCATCAAGCTGCTCGATGAGAGCTGCAACGCGGTCAATGCGATCTGCAAGCAACACGCCGACATGGTCGACGGCTTCAACGAACATCAGAAAAAGGCCCGAGAAGCAATTCGCCAACACTTCGTGGCCACCAGTGCCGACGACTACGCGAAACACGTCAGCGAGATTTCCGACGCTACGGCGAAACAGGTTGCAGCTAAGGCGGCAGTCGAAAAGCTGGAAGGGGACATCGTCGCGCTGCGCGCAAAGGTCCAGCAGCACGGGGCCGCCGCCGACAAGATCAATGCGCTGGTCAAATCGTATCTCGGTCACGGCGAACTGACGATCGTCGCCGTTGCGGAGGGCTACGAGCTCCCGCATAATGGCAACTTAAGCGATAAGCTCAAAACACTTTGCGGGCGTCACAATGACTTGGACCGAGACCGCCTTAACGCGTTGGAGCGGCTTTCTCAGGTCGAGTCACATTCTGACAGTCTGGACGATTTGATCGCACAATCGTCGGTGACGGTGGAGGAGAGTCGGGACGCGAATGCAGCGCTGGTGCACCTCATGGAAGTGGTGGACCTAGCCCACCTCACCGACCTCCGAAAATACTGCAAACCGTAG
- a CDS encoding potassium channel family protein — protein sequence MLIQFLVGGVVSVCNIIIHALVMTAVVRVVQASHAKKRSHPSLLLIITMTATVSVLMAAHAFEVIVWSLAYLIVGVAPVGSKLVYFAFVNYTTLGYGDVIPVEDWQLLGPMTAMNGVLLFGWSTAVIFEVLRRTMMISSNTAVSE from the coding sequence ATGCTGATCCAATTTCTAGTAGGCGGCGTCGTTAGTGTTTGTAACATTATAATACATGCGTTGGTGATGACCGCGGTAGTGCGTGTAGTACAAGCATCGCATGCAAAGAAAAGAAGCCACCCGTCGCTGCTCCTGATCATCACTATGACTGCAACTGTTTCGGTCTTGATGGCGGCGCATGCTTTCGAAGTGATTGTTTGGTCGCTGGCTTATTTGATTGTTGGTGTTGCGCCCGTCGGCTCAAAACTCGTGTATTTCGCATTCGTGAACTACACGACACTCGGCTATGGTGATGTCATACCGGTGGAGGACTGGCAGCTGCTTGGTCCCATGACGGCGATGAATGGTGTGCTATTATTTGGATGGTCGACGGCCGTTATTTTTGAAGTGCTGCGAAGAACAATGATGATTAGTTCTAACACCGCCGTCTCTGAATAG
- a CDS encoding IS701 family transposase, producing MIRRSWTQAASIEETLALWAASLREIKKRIRPLFNQNRVARNAGLFLESLLGDEQRKTGWMRAEAAGDPGPWRQQAILGRRDWDADGLRDIVRDYVIEHLADDDAVLVIDETGFLKQGKASCGVARQYTGSAGKITNCQIGVFAAYVSRHGHAFIDRALYLPKEWTDDPGRLEAAYVPPDAGFATKPKLATRMIARAIAASVPFKWVAGDTVYGVGDIEQQLRRAGKGYVLGVSSAHVFQSWGKRRSVAGTAADIAQTLRASDWKRLSAGAGTKGPRLYDWCYLELADLEVEEFYSANHGLWTRGLLIRRRIADSDLAFFTTWCPTATSIETLVTVEGHRWAIEDSFETAKNEFGLDDNESRSWHGWHRHVSLVMLAFAMMAVIRHRANPPPPKKTQRRTTAKTKASLSRR from the coding sequence ATGATTCGCAGATCGTGGACGCAGGCAGCGTCAATTGAAGAGACGCTTGCGCTGTGGGCGGCGTCGCTTCGTGAGATCAAGAAACGGATACGTCCGTTATTCAATCAAAATCGTGTTGCGAGGAATGCAGGCTTGTTTCTCGAGAGTCTGCTCGGGGATGAGCAACGCAAAACCGGTTGGATGCGAGCGGAAGCGGCTGGCGATCCCGGCCCTTGGCGGCAACAGGCGATCCTGGGTCGCAGGGATTGGGATGCTGACGGCCTGCGCGATATCGTTCGCGATTATGTCATCGAACATTTGGCGGATGACGACGCGGTCCTCGTGATCGACGAGACCGGCTTTCTCAAGCAGGGCAAGGCGTCGTGCGGAGTGGCGCGGCAATACACTGGTTCCGCAGGCAAGATCACGAACTGCCAGATCGGCGTCTTCGCTGCCTACGTTTCGCGCCACGGTCATGCCTTCATCGATCGCGCACTGTATCTTCCAAAGGAATGGACCGACGATCCAGGTCGCCTCGAAGCCGCATACGTGCCCCCCGATGCCGGCTTTGCGACCAAACCAAAGCTTGCGACGCGAATGATCGCACGCGCCATAGCCGCGTCTGTCCCGTTCAAATGGGTTGCTGGCGATACTGTCTACGGTGTTGGCGATATTGAGCAGCAGTTGCGTCGCGCAGGCAAGGGCTATGTACTCGGGGTCAGCAGCGCTCATGTATTTCAATCCTGGGGCAAGCGGCGATCCGTTGCCGGCACGGCCGCCGACATCGCCCAAACGCTGCGCGCGTCCGACTGGAAACGCCTCTCGGCAGGGGCCGGAACCAAAGGACCGCGGCTGTATGATTGGTGCTATCTCGAATTGGCTGATCTCGAGGTTGAAGAATTTTACAGCGCAAATCACGGTCTTTGGACGCGAGGTCTGCTGATCCGTCGTCGCATCGCCGATAGCGATCTCGCCTTCTTCACCACCTGGTGCCCAACGGCAACATCGATCGAAACGCTGGTGACGGTCGAAGGCCATCGGTGGGCGATCGAGGACAGCTTTGAGACTGCGAAGAACGAGTTTGGTCTCGATGACAACGAGAGCAGATCCTGGCATGGCTGGCACCGCCACGTTTCCCTGGTGATGCTCGCCTTCGCCATGATGGCGGTGATCCGCCATCGCGCCAATCCACCGCCGCCAAAAAAAACGCAACGCCGAACTACGGCAAAAACAAAAGCATCGCTATCCCGCCGTTGA
- a CDS encoding DNA polymerase codes for MRTKFKNIVVCDFEYEVAPGDLPNPLCMVAYVLDENCQHVRTIRLWRGEFGYAPPFDIGSDTLVVAYSAWAEMTCFKVLGWNFPKYIFDQHTAYLAASNILLPYSPDEARIKPRKRLSDACRMYGIEGWEGIDKGDISESIGNGTWREKYIEQEVFDYCEEDVRASKRLLRAQLRGTDYYEPASVPKVLHWSEYSAKAIALIQARGMPIDMVLWNLVQENKADVIADLIRRFDPSHGSPHRIFSDEGEWEYVRFAEWLAYAGVPAWPRLESGQLDVSADAFGLMSHVPGIEGLYALRDSLGFISKARLPIGRDGRNRPSLFPFGTSTGRNAHAKSPYNAHAGMRSFMRFPAGSVGFYLDWRSQEVGIAAARSDDPMLKADYLAGDIYHALAVMCGLADDPDPVRWKKANRAVRDRMKPLQLGINYGMGVPSLARGLNRHPLIASEIIQLHKRRYPRFWRWRADTVTAAMLDRRIESEFGWPLRISHSPNRRTLYNFPMQSGGAEMLRLATVRLVEAGIVPIMLIHDGILFEDTGPEKIEHAIEIMSKAGREVCGGLEIGVELDKRIDGGERYVDSRPMALKMWSTIMNTVEAIGALPKKRGVA; via the coding sequence ATGAGGACCAAGTTCAAAAATATCGTCGTGTGCGATTTCGAATACGAAGTCGCGCCCGGCGATCTACCTAATCCGCTCTGCATGGTGGCCTACGTGCTGGATGAAAACTGCCAGCACGTTCGCACCATTCGCTTGTGGCGCGGCGAGTTCGGCTATGCGCCGCCGTTCGACATCGGGTCCGACACGCTGGTGGTCGCCTACAGCGCGTGGGCCGAGATGACCTGCTTCAAGGTGCTCGGCTGGAACTTTCCCAAATACATCTTTGATCAGCACACCGCCTATCTCGCGGCCAGCAACATCTTGTTGCCGTACAGCCCTGACGAGGCGCGCATCAAGCCGCGCAAGCGGCTGTCGGATGCCTGCCGCATGTACGGCATTGAAGGCTGGGAAGGCATCGATAAGGGCGACATATCCGAGAGCATCGGCAACGGGACGTGGCGCGAGAAATACATTGAGCAGGAGGTTTTCGATTACTGCGAAGAAGACGTTCGCGCGAGCAAGCGCCTCTTACGCGCCCAACTGCGCGGAACCGACTATTACGAGCCCGCCAGCGTGCCGAAGGTGTTGCACTGGTCCGAGTACAGCGCGAAGGCTATTGCCCTGATCCAGGCGCGCGGCATGCCGATCGACATGGTTTTGTGGAACCTCGTGCAGGAGAACAAGGCCGACGTGATAGCCGACCTGATCCGTCGCTTCGACCCGAGCCATGGCAGCCCGCACCGGATCTTCTCGGATGAAGGTGAGTGGGAATACGTCCGGTTTGCGGAATGGCTGGCCTATGCCGGCGTCCCCGCTTGGCCCCGGCTCGAGAGCGGACAACTCGACGTTTCAGCCGACGCTTTCGGTCTGATGAGCCATGTGCCAGGCATTGAAGGCCTGTACGCGTTGCGCGACAGCCTCGGTTTCATCAGCAAAGCGCGGCTTCCGATCGGCCGCGATGGTCGAAATCGGCCGTCGCTGTTTCCATTCGGTACGTCGACCGGCCGCAATGCGCATGCGAAGAGTCCGTATAATGCGCATGCCGGCATGCGGTCGTTCATGCGATTCCCGGCCGGCTCGGTAGGCTTCTATCTCGACTGGCGCAGCCAGGAAGTCGGCATCGCTGCCGCTCGATCCGATGATCCGATGTTGAAGGCCGACTATCTGGCCGGCGATATCTATCACGCCCTCGCCGTCATGTGCGGCCTCGCCGATGATCCTGATCCTGTGCGCTGGAAGAAGGCAAACCGCGCGGTGCGGGATCGGATGAAGCCATTGCAACTCGGCATCAACTACGGCATGGGCGTGCCGTCTCTGGCCCGCGGTCTCAATCGTCACCCGCTGATCGCGAGCGAAATCATCCAGCTGCACAAGCGAAGGTATCCGCGCTTTTGGCGGTGGCGTGCCGACACCGTGACGGCAGCCATGCTCGATAGGCGGATCGAGAGCGAATTCGGCTGGCCATTGCGGATCTCGCACAGCCCGAACCGGCGCACGCTCTACAATTTTCCGATGCAAAGCGGTGGCGCTGAAATGCTGCGGCTTGCCACGGTGCGTCTGGTGGAAGCCGGCATCGTGCCGATCATGCTCATTCACGACGGCATCCTGTTTGAGGATACTGGGCCGGAGAAGATCGAACATGCGATCGAGATCATGAGCAAAGCCGGCCGGGAAGTTTGCGGCGGGCTTGAGATCGGCGTTGAACTGGACAAGCGGATCGACGGCGGCGAGCGGTATGTCGACAGCCGGCCAATGGCGCTGAAGATGTGGTCGACCATCATGAACACGGTCGAAGCCATCGGCGCGTTGCCGAAGAAACGGGGCGTTGCGTGA
- a CDS encoding TIGR00366 family protein, whose amino-acid sequence MPAASSGGPAEQEGALVRIAIGFTAWAERWFPDAFIFVAIAVVVVALAALINGASPLAVSVAFGNGFWSLITFTMQMAFVAIGGYVVATSAPARRLIGWLADLPSTGTGAVGLVAIVSILASLLNWGLSLILGGLLVLALAARRELRMDYRAAAAAAYLGLGATWAMGLSSSAAQLQANPASLPKSLLSITGVIPFSETIFLWQSMVITAALLVISVVIAVRSAPGPNTAVTAEAMGIDASREDAIVVAPPRQPGEWLEHSPILTILLALLALGWVINEFSRQDWMIAISSLNTYNFMFIMLGLLLHWRPKRFLAAVVKSVPATSGVLIQFPFYGAIAAILTQAKNGAGVTVSDQITHAFVSMSTQHLYPLVIGIYSAVLGFFIPSGGGKWLLEAPYVMQAATDLKVHLGWAVQVYNAAEALPNLINPFWMLPLLGVLGLRARDVVGFTFLQLLVHLPVVLFLLWALAYTLEYHPPVMP is encoded by the coding sequence ATGCCAGCCGCATCTTCCGGTGGTCCAGCCGAGCAAGAAGGTGCACTGGTTCGGATCGCAATCGGCTTCACCGCGTGGGCGGAGCGCTGGTTTCCCGACGCCTTTATTTTTGTCGCCATTGCCGTCGTGGTGGTCGCGCTCGCAGCACTGATAAACGGGGCTTCGCCGCTCGCTGTTAGTGTAGCCTTCGGCAACGGCTTTTGGAGTCTGATCACCTTCACCATGCAAATGGCCTTCGTTGCTATCGGTGGATACGTGGTCGCTACCTCCGCCCCAGCGCGGCGCCTTATCGGCTGGCTTGCTGACTTGCCCAGCACCGGCACCGGTGCCGTGGGCCTCGTCGCCATCGTGAGCATATTGGCCTCGTTGCTTAACTGGGGGCTCAGCCTGATCCTTGGTGGACTGTTGGTGCTTGCGCTTGCGGCGCGCCGCGAATTGCGGATGGATTACCGCGCGGCAGCGGCTGCGGCGTATCTGGGGCTCGGTGCGACTTGGGCGATGGGGCTGTCTTCGTCGGCAGCACAGTTGCAGGCAAATCCTGCAAGCTTGCCGAAGAGCCTATTATCGATCACCGGCGTTATTCCGTTTTCCGAGACGATCTTTCTGTGGCAATCGATGGTGATTACTGCTGCGCTTCTCGTGATTTCCGTCGTCATTGCGGTTCGGTCGGCCCCCGGACCCAACACCGCGGTCACCGCCGAAGCAATGGGGATCGATGCCTCACGCGAAGACGCGATTGTCGTGGCGCCGCCCAGGCAGCCTGGGGAATGGCTCGAACATTCACCCATCCTTACTATTCTGCTCGCGCTCCTCGCGCTTGGCTGGGTGATCAACGAATTCTCTCGCCAAGACTGGATGATCGCAATTTCTAGCCTCAATACCTACAACTTCATGTTTATCATGCTCGGACTTCTCCTCCATTGGCGGCCGAAGCGATTTTTGGCGGCGGTTGTCAAGTCGGTACCGGCGACGTCCGGCGTGCTGATCCAGTTCCCGTTCTACGGCGCAATCGCCGCCATCCTGACCCAAGCGAAGAATGGTGCAGGCGTAACCGTTTCCGATCAGATCACCCATGCCTTCGTAAGCATGTCTACCCAGCATCTCTATCCGTTGGTGATCGGAATTTATTCGGCGGTCTTGGGTTTCTTCATCCCGTCCGGGGGCGGGAAGTGGCTGCTCGAAGCGCCCTATGTCATGCAGGCGGCCACCGACCTCAAAGTGCACCTCGGCTGGGCTGTGCAGGTGTACAATGCCGCGGAAGCATTGCCCAATCTCATCAACCCGTTCTGGATGCTGCCGCTCCTCGGCGTTCTAGGTCTGCGCGCTCGTGACGTCGTGGGTTTCACGTTCCTGCAATTACTCGTGCATCTGCCGGTCGTGCTGTTCTTGCTGTGGGCGCTGGCCTACACGCTCGAATATCATCCGCCGGTGATGCCATGA
- a CDS encoding amidase family protein, whose amino-acid sequence MDDTTATSRHTASRETTNLTSLGLAAVAAAVRNGDITSETYTTALLQRARALAELNAFITIDEAAVLAAARDADKARAAGSAAPLLGVPLGVKDSYLTKGLPTSLVLQLPSLSISESMGNHDSQIVDAGSVN is encoded by the coding sequence ATGGACGACACGACCGCCACTTCACGCCACACCGCATCGCGAGAAACCACGAACCTCACCTCGCTTGGGCTCGCAGCCGTTGCAGCCGCAGTTCGGAACGGCGACATCACGTCGGAGACCTACACCACGGCGCTTCTGCAGCGCGCCCGAGCGCTTGCCGAGCTCAATGCCTTCATCACTATCGACGAGGCCGCCGTGCTCGCGGCCGCGAGGGACGCGGACAAAGCGCGTGCGGCCGGGTCGGCGGCCCCACTCCTGGGCGTGCCGCTCGGGGTGAAGGACAGCTATTTGACGAAAGGGCTGCCTACGAGCCTAGTACTACAGTTGCCTTCTCTCTCGATTTCTGAATCCATGGGCAACCATGATTCGCAGATCGTGGACGCAGGCAGCGTCAATTGA
- a CDS encoding phage terminase small subunit P27 family translates to MPGPPPEHPRLSLLKGNPGKRPARSPPQPACPEECPPPPRHLNAYAKEEWQNIAPELHRLNLLTVLDIGPLSAYCSAAAQLRQAEEAIEEMAKRDPRGHALTIKGSAGSQVTNPLLRIASQAMNDMQRIGAQFGLTPTGRLRLSGVKPPSAPSKFDGLLG, encoded by the coding sequence ATGCCCGGTCCGCCGCCTGAACATCCACGTCTAAGTCTGCTCAAGGGGAACCCGGGCAAGCGTCCGGCCCGCTCACCGCCCCAGCCTGCATGTCCTGAGGAATGTCCTCCGCCGCCTCGGCACCTGAACGCCTACGCAAAGGAGGAGTGGCAGAACATTGCGCCCGAGCTGCATCGGCTGAACTTGTTGACTGTTCTCGACATCGGCCCACTCAGCGCCTACTGCAGCGCCGCAGCCCAGCTGCGGCAGGCCGAGGAGGCCATAGAGGAAATGGCGAAACGAGACCCGCGTGGCCATGCCTTGACGATCAAGGGAAGCGCAGGCAGTCAGGTCACCAACCCGCTCCTGCGCATCGCGAGCCAAGCGATGAACGACATGCAGCGCATCGGCGCTCAGTTCGGTCTGACGCCTACCGGACGGCTGAGGCTTTCTGGAGTCAAGCCGCCATCTGCGCCGTCGAAGTTCGACGGGCTGCTTGGATAG
- a CDS encoding HNH endonuclease yields the protein MEWIDWPLLKRKGLQHLITGYEIPVIEVDGELGEIIEVFVRINSTGKALTRQETRHARYYRSPFLKEASRLANRFKKHFLKNGIFTAGQIDRMKHVEFTSELMLSLVQGDVLNKKTALDRVMQTNSFDGRQLRRATSLATTTLNRVCSHGGCAAKLTWDDFTIDHIDPYSRGGRSQLENAALMCRRHNSSKGNRKNRRAAA from the coding sequence ATGGAGTGGATTGATTGGCCTCTTTTGAAGAGAAAAGGCCTTCAACACCTTATTACGGGGTATGAGATACCTGTTATCGAGGTCGACGGTGAACTGGGCGAAATTATAGAAGTTTTCGTTCGAATAAACTCAACCGGCAAAGCGCTCACACGACAAGAGACGCGACATGCCCGTTACTATCGCAGTCCGTTTCTGAAGGAAGCTTCCCGATTAGCAAATAGGTTCAAGAAGCACTTTTTGAAGAATGGAATTTTTACTGCCGGTCAGATTGATCGGATGAAACACGTAGAATTTACGTCAGAGTTGATGTTGTCGCTGGTTCAAGGAGACGTCTTGAACAAAAAGACCGCTTTGGACAGAGTTATGCAAACGAATTCCTTCGACGGTCGTCAACTTAGAAGAGCTACTTCACTGGCAACGACCACGTTGAACCGCGTTTGCTCCCATGGGGGATGCGCGGCCAAACTGACTTGGGACGATTTTACAATCGATCACATCGATCCGTACAGCAGGGGTGGACGGAGTCAGTTGGAGAATGCTGCTCTGATGTGCAGACGGCACAATTCGTCGAAGGGAAACAGGAAAAACCGTAGAGCAGCGGCATAA